The Thalassophryne amazonica chromosome 8, fThaAma1.1, whole genome shotgun sequence genome includes a window with the following:
- the ankrd34c gene encoding ankyrin repeat domain-containing protein 34C: MADILELRTDGNSLLKAVWLKRLRLTRLLLEGGAYINESNERGETPLMVACMSTHSDQQSVSKSKLVKYLLDNQADPNIQDKAGRTALMYACLYKAGHEVVDHLLTNGADPSLEDRSGASALVYAINADDKETLKVLLDACKAKGKEVIIITTDNSPCGVKTTKQYLNVPPSPELDERCSPTYCASPSGIDVSASTTPEQEQQNMVFSFQTKLKTSSSIVKLANGPTSPTRRAANPKRARLPQLKRLQSEPWGLIAPSVLAAAAAAQEESKKGSSEEEAVAGVNGLCLSKKSALSRQNSVDGKDTIFPLVGEQSCKTTTSLSIPPASYERSLSQHQPLARRSTVPTDQDSGGGNSGPPSLRDTLHRRRLGNDHYDSDSQLYSDSAMLDSPKVPVERRKLNTSPLAMLTSSRESLDSNASTSSPSTARRRAPGLLERRGSGTLLLDYISHTRPGHLPPLNVNPNPPIPDIGVSSKPSSPLTTGIRSIAPVAPNTPKRGCLKSKNKLVRRHSMQVEQMKQLSNFEELTH; this comes from the coding sequence ATGGCAGACATACTGGAGCTACGGACGGATGGAAACTCGCTCCTGAAAGCAGTGTGGCTCAAACGCTTGAGACTCACCAGACTCCTGCTGGAAGGTGGTGCCTACATCAATGAGAGCAATGAGCGTGGAGAGACGCCGCTCATGGTGGCCTGCATGTCCACTCACAGCGATCAGCAAAGCGTAAGTAAGTCGAAGCTGGTGAAGTATTTGTTGGACAACCAAGCAGACCCCAACATTCAAGACAAAGCAGGTAGGACGGCCCTAATGTACGCCTGCCTCTACAAGGCTGGACACGAGGTGGTGGATCACCTCCTCACCAATGGGGCTGATCCCAGTCTGGAAGACAGGAGCGGGGCTTCGGCCCTGGTCTATGCCATCAATGCAGATGATAAGGAAACGCTGAAAGTGCTGTTGGATGCATGCAAAGCTAAAGGCAAGGAGGTCATCATAATCACCACCGACAATTCCCCATGCGGTGTGAAAACTACCAAACAGTATCTTAATGTTCCCCCTTCACCGGAGCTAGACGAACGGTGTTCTCCAACATACTGCGCTTCCCCTTCCGGCATTGACGTAAGTGCATCAACCACACCCGAGCAAGAACAACAAAACATGGTCTTCAGTTTCCAGactaagctgaaaacctccagctCGATTGTGAAGTTGGCCAATGGGCCAACATCTCCAACACGCCGGGCTGCCAACCCCAAACGTGCACGTCTGCCTCAACTAAAGCGTCTGCAGTCAGAGCCTTGGGGGCTGATTGCACCATCTGTCTTGGCAGCTGCTGCCGCTGCCCAAGAAGAGAGTAAAAAGGGGAGCTCTGAAGAGGAGGCTGTCGCAGGTGTAAATGGACTCTGTTTAAGTAAGAAGTCTGCGTTGTCTCGCCAGAACAGTGTAGATGGGAAGGACACCATATTCCCactagtgggtgaacaatcctgCAAGACGACAACCTCTCTGTCCATCCCTCCAGCGTCATATGAGAGATCTCTCAGCCAACACCAGCCACTAGCACGGCGAAGTACCGTCCCCACTGACCAGGACAGCGGTGGTGGCAACAGTGGACCACCCAGTCTGAGAGACACTTTGCACAGGCGACGCCTGGGGAATGATCACTACGATTCTGATTCACAACTCTATTCAGACTCGGCCATGTTAGACTCTCCTAAGGTGCCGGTGGAGCGGCGGAAACTTAACACTTCGCCGTTAGCGATGCTGACCAGCTCTAGAGAATCCCTAGACAGTAATGCCAGCACGTCCTCTCCCAGCACAGCACGCAGGCGTGCACCAGGCCTCCTGGAGAGGAGAGGCTCAGGCACCCTACTACTAGACTACATCTCGCACACTCGGCCTGGCCACCTACCCCCACTCAACGTAAACCCTAACCCCCCCATTCCCGATATTGGGGTTAGTAGCAAACCCTCATCACCTCTGACCACAGGTATTAGATCTATAGCCCCAGTAGCACCAAACACACCAAAGAGAGGCTGCTTGAAGTCCAAGAACAAACTGGTGAGAAGGCACTCTATGCAAGTGGAGCAGATGAAGCAGCTTTCTAATTTTGAGGAGCTGACACATTAG